A genomic window from Helicobacter suis HS1 includes:
- a CDS encoding AAA domain-containing protein yields MSFYQAQVRRIKEKIRKEMGSFENFKALNVDVNTVIRYQGKEKPIILVSMVATRTKKSQHANTARYEFVNVAWSRAQNLLMVFGNMKVFKEQEVYLSNKEKVKVYRETIQDLEFGFPESSTCSMEEYQKSLEVILKDSK; encoded by the coding sequence GTGAGTTTTTACCAAGCACAGGTTAGACGCATTAAAGAGAAAATCAGAAAGGAAATGGGGAGTTTTGAAAATTTCAAGGCCTTAAATGTAGATGTGAATACAGTGATTCGCTATCAAGGGAAGGAAAAACCCATTATCTTAGTGAGTATGGTGGCTACTAGGACTAAAAAAAGTCAACATGCCAACACTGCTAGATATGAATTTGTCAATGTGGCGTGGTCTAGGGCGCAAAATTTACTCATGGTATTTGGCAACATGAAAGTTTTTAAAGAACAAGAAGTGTATCTCTCTAATAAAGAAAAAGTTAAAGTCTATAGAGAAACTATACAAGATTTAGAATTTGGGTTTCCAGAATCTAGCACATGTTCTATGGAGGAATACCAAAAATCTCTGGAGGTTATTTTGAAGGATTCTAAATGA
- a CDS encoding 4Fe-4S single cluster domain-containing protein, whose product MEWINLANMIDATQAEGPGLRIALWVQGCLKRCKGCCNAHLLPIKPARLVSVNELQEQIQHIYALHKDLEGITFLGGEPFLQAGALAHIASFCQHLGLSVMVFSGYLLEELQDQKFKGSSALLKSTDVLVDGEFESSKIETRRNWVGSTNQRFHYLSNRYNSSIETMPCITNEWRISLDGKILGNGLPFIWD is encoded by the coding sequence ATGGAATGGATCAACTTAGCCAATATGATAGATGCCACCCAAGCAGAAGGTCCGGGTTTACGCATAGCTCTTTGGGTACAGGGCTGCTTGAAGCGCTGCAAGGGGTGTTGTAATGCACATCTACTTCCTATTAAACCGGCTCGGTTAGTGTCTGTAAATGAACTTCAAGAACAAATCCAACACATCTATGCCTTGCATAAAGACCTTGAGGGCATTACTTTTTTAGGAGGTGAGCCTTTTTTACAAGCGGGCGCTTTAGCCCATATTGCAAGCTTTTGCCAACATTTAGGGTTATCTGTTATGGTGTTTTCAGGATACTTACTAGAGGAGCTACAAGATCAAAAGTTTAAAGGCAGTAGTGCTCTTTTAAAATCTACAGATGTCCTAGTAGACGGAGAATTTGAGAGTAGTAAAATTGAAACGCGCAGAAACTGGGTGGGTTCAACTAACCAGCGCTTCCATTATCTTAGCAATCGTTACAATTCCTCTATAGAAACTATGCCTTGTATAACTAATGAATGGCGTATTAGCTTGGACGGTAAGATTTTGGGAAATGGGCTACCTTTTATTTGGGATTGA
- a CDS encoding AAA domain-containing protein yields the protein MFLLQLQAENLQDTQAKVQIDQIEQELKQVEQAMEAGEDLNQRWRELRNQRTELKNKHTALNHACYEIFTDHENVCAPIENILQARNLADLLQRRLKHLSESNSKIQDCIKAVIQEIQTRPIPEKPLYNNSLQQEIQVLQEQQQVQLKFKEQREKQTTECLQKLQELLNLENSELSLDEGIKQAQQANQEIKAKLTEHKEEFGKHQRLFEKWVRVLDESFVAGDYKEIEDIFKPCCNVVAITSNSGSQQLDQHWGYFDVVIIDEMSKCTPLELLMPLMRARKAILIGDHRQLPPTFGEDIYTYEEELIKELQEMGEESMLNQDQSFRFRKMVSATLFKELFEQAPEMIKEQLTEQYRMHPRIMRMVNRFYKEPLICANPDKDRSHGLQLGKFLTPETHCLWIDTTTEIQTKDNYNQQEASLIAKTLKAMDLQLGQRKKKYRWGW from the coding sequence TTGTTTTTATTGCAATTACAAGCAGAAAATTTACAAGATACACAGGCTAAAGTCCAAATAGATCAGATCGAACAAGAACTCAAACAAGTAGAGCAGGCAATGGAGGCTGGGGAAGATTTAAATCAAAGGTGGAGGGAATTGCGCAATCAAAGAACAGAACTTAAAAATAAACACACTGCTTTAAACCATGCATGTTATGAAATATTTACAGATCATGAAAATGTGTGTGCCCCTATTGAAAATATCTTACAAGCTAGAAACTTGGCAGATTTGCTACAACGAAGGCTAAAACATCTTTCAGAGAGTAATTCTAAGATTCAAGACTGTATAAAAGCTGTGATACAGGAAATACAGACTAGGCCTATTCCAGAAAAACCGCTATACAACAACTCACTCCAACAAGAAATCCAAGTTTTACAAGAGCAACAACAAGTCCAGCTAAAATTTAAAGAGCAAAGGGAGAAACAAACTACAGAATGTTTACAAAAACTCCAAGAACTCTTAAATCTTGAAAATTCTGAGCTTAGCTTAGATGAGGGCATAAAACAGGCTCAACAAGCTAACCAAGAGATCAAAGCTAAACTAACAGAGCATAAAGAGGAGTTTGGAAAACACCAAAGACTTTTTGAAAAATGGGTACGGGTACTAGATGAAAGTTTTGTTGCAGGTGATTATAAGGAAATAGAGGACATTTTTAAACCTTGTTGTAATGTTGTGGCTATCACATCTAATAGTGGTAGCCAACAACTTGATCAACACTGGGGCTATTTTGATGTGGTGATCATTGATGAGATGTCTAAATGCACCCCTTTAGAATTATTAATGCCTTTAATGCGGGCTAGAAAAGCAATTTTGATTGGAGATCACCGCCAGCTCCCGCCTACTTTTGGAGAGGATATATACACCTATGAAGAGGAATTGATTAAAGAATTACAAGAAATGGGCGAGGAGAGCATGCTCAATCAAGATCAATCTTTTAGATTTAGAAAAATGGTGAGCGCTACTTTGTTTAAAGAATTATTTGAACAAGCACCTGAGATGATCAAGGAACAGTTAACAGAGCAGTACCGCATGCATCCAAGAATTATGAGAATGGTGAATCGTTTTTATAAAGAGCCTTTAATCTGTGCTAATCCTGATAAAGATAGATCTCATGGTTTGCAATTAGGGAAGTTTCTAACACCAGAAACTCATTGTCTGTGGATAGACACCACTACAGAAATCCAAACAAAGGATAATTACAACCAACAAGAAGCTAGTTTGATTGCCAAAACTCTTAAAGCTATGGATTTACAACTAGGGCAAAGAAAGAAAAAGTACAGGTGGGGGTGGTGA
- the flgK gene encoding flagellar hook-associated protein FlgK has product MGGILSSLNTSYTGLQAHQVMVDVTGNNISNANDPFYSRQRVIATPQSTLMYTNRNMNMGVNVQSIQRVHDDFVFARYTRANQEHAFYSTQFDNLREVSSYFPDMDEVGIHKDLEEYFNAWKDLAKNAKEPAQKQALVQKTKTLTQNIHDTRARVVALQKKASAELVSTIKEVNRLGSEIANINRHLKEMEDPKMLKQANELRDKRDQLEFQLKELIGGSVFKKHIQTNSMNDIKVADFDDGYVLNVANGFNIVDGAIFHPLVVEENKNENRLAQVYFRGDDFKVVNITDRIQEGKVGALMGIYNDGSHGTTKGKLQVYVDTLDTFAKGLIESTNAIYAQSAAHNIEGKVMDFEGDEALKDTNHNIKVGSFDLIAYNTDGQIIAKKTIQITPITTMNDVIEQINANTDDNNDNNTTNDFDDYFVAHYDNKTKQFTIQPKNASEGLFVSIKDHGSNITGALGLNPFFEGNNARDIKINEAYRREPTTLRPWLAPIQGNFDVANMMQQLQYDKVDFYQNKFNDKPMTIEEYYQFVVGKIHTEAEHAKNTLDSKEAVLHVVKKEQEAISGVSSDEEMVNLIKFQSGYAANAKVITAIDRMIETCILGAMILRWLILPIASKRA; this is encoded by the coding sequence ATGGGCGGTATTCTTTCCTCGCTTAACACCTCTTATACCGGTTTACAAGCCCACCAAGTCATGGTAGATGTAACGGGTAATAACATTTCTAACGCTAACGATCCCTTCTACAGCCGCCAAAGAGTGATCGCCACACCCCAAAGTACGCTCATGTATACCAATCGCAACATGAACATGGGCGTTAATGTCCAAAGTATCCAGCGTGTGCACGATGATTTTGTCTTTGCTAGATACACCCGCGCTAACCAAGAACACGCCTTTTATAGTACCCAATTTGATAATTTGCGCGAGGTTTCTTCTTATTTTCCAGATATGGACGAGGTAGGGATTCATAAAGATTTAGAGGAGTATTTTAACGCGTGGAAAGATTTAGCCAAAAATGCCAAAGAACCCGCCCAAAAACAAGCACTTGTGCAAAAAACCAAAACCCTCACCCAGAATATCCACGATACCCGTGCGCGGGTGGTGGCTTTGCAAAAAAAGGCAAGCGCGGAGCTTGTTAGCACGATTAAAGAAGTCAACCGCTTAGGGTCTGAAATTGCTAATATCAACCGCCATTTAAAGGAAATGGAAGATCCAAAAATGCTCAAACAAGCTAATGAGCTTAGAGATAAACGCGATCAATTAGAATTCCAGTTAAAAGAGCTCATCGGGGGGAGTGTTTTTAAAAAGCATATCCAAACCAATTCTATGAATGATATTAAAGTAGCAGATTTTGACGATGGGTATGTGCTTAATGTAGCTAATGGGTTTAATATCGTAGATGGGGCTATTTTTCATCCTTTAGTGGTGGAGGAAAATAAAAACGAAAACCGGCTAGCTCAGGTGTATTTTAGGGGCGATGATTTTAAGGTGGTTAATATTACCGATCGCATCCAAGAGGGCAAAGTGGGGGCTTTAATGGGGATTTATAACGATGGCTCCCATGGCACCACTAAGGGCAAATTACAGGTTTATGTAGACACGCTAGATACTTTTGCTAAAGGTCTAATTGAGTCTACAAATGCCATTTACGCCCAGAGTGCTGCGCACAATATTGAGGGAAAAGTTATGGATTTTGAAGGCGATGAAGCCTTGAAAGATACCAACCATAATATTAAAGTGGGTAGTTTTGATCTCATCGCCTATAACACAGATGGGCAAATTATCGCTAAAAAAACTATCCAGATCACCCCCATTACCACCATGAACGATGTGATTGAGCAAATCAATGCAAATACTGATGATAACAACGATAACAACACCACAAATGATTTTGATGACTATTTTGTCGCCCATTATGATAACAAGACTAAGCAATTTACTATCCAGCCTAAAAACGCTTCTGAAGGGCTCTTTGTCTCTATTAAAGATCATGGGAGTAATATTACCGGAGCTTTAGGTCTTAACCCCTTTTTTGAGGGCAATAACGCTAGAGATATAAAAATCAACGAGGCTTACAGACGCGAACCCACCACTTTAAGACCTTGGCTAGCTCCTATTCAGGGTAACTTTGATGTGGCCAATATGATGCAACAACTCCAGTATGACAAGGTGGATTTTTACCAAAATAAGTTTAATGATAAACCCATGACTATAGAGGAGTACTATCAATTTGTGGTTGGCAAAATCCACACAGAAGCCGAGCATGCTAAAAATACACTAGATAGCAAAGAAGCGGTGTTGCATGTGGTTAAAAAAGAGCAAGAGGCTATTTCTGGAGTGAGTAGCGATGAGGAAATGGTCAATCTTATTAAATTTCAAAGTGGCTATGCGGCTAATGCTAAAGTCATTACTGCCATTGATCGCATGATTGAAACGTGTATTTTAGGGGCGATGATTTTAAGGTGGTTAATATTACCGATCGCATCCAAGAGAGCTTAA
- a CDS encoding NUDIX hydrolase, producing the protein MIAYDQIQVVDCPHSPYFKPKRILYEENGVAKSWDMVRVHDSVSILLHHVQKQSLLLVKQFRPAVFVNACLYAGQSVDGYTYELCAGLVDKANKSLEQIACEEVFEECGYAIEPQMLQKIGVFYAATGISGSKQTMFFASIGEKHYKHRGGGIDTEEIELVYLPLEEYKAFMANEQICKSVGLGYALLWFGQYFKDEHA; encoded by the coding sequence ATGATTGCCTACGATCAAATCCAAGTTGTTGATTGCCCCCACTCCCCCTATTTTAAGCCAAAGCGGATTTTATACGAGGAAAATGGGGTGGCCAAAAGTTGGGACATGGTGCGCGTCCATGACAGTGTTTCTATTCTGCTCCATCATGTCCAAAAACAAAGCCTACTTTTAGTCAAACAATTTAGGCCTGCTGTTTTTGTTAACGCCTGTTTATACGCAGGGCAAAGTGTAGACGGTTATACCTACGAATTGTGTGCAGGATTAGTAGACAAGGCTAATAAAAGTTTAGAGCAAATTGCCTGTGAGGAGGTGTTTGAGGAGTGCGGGTATGCCATTGAACCCCAGATGCTACAAAAAATCGGGGTCTTTTATGCGGCTACTGGCATTAGCGGGAGTAAACAGACGATGTTTTTTGCTAGCATTGGAGAGAAACATTACAAACATCGGGGCGGAGGAATTGACACTGAGGAGATTGAATTAGTGTATTTGCCGCTAGAGGAATACAAGGCATTTATGGCAAATGAACAGATTTGTAAGAGTGTTGGGCTAGGGTATGCGCTCTTGTGGTTTGGGCAATATTTTAAGGATGAGCATGCTTAG
- a CDS encoding AAA domain-containing protein, protein MSVLGELAQINRQKRVYKDLVSNKNCANPYLADFLFDISRARQPQTLESIDTWFNTNLNKKQRLAVQKMLGAIDIALVQGPPGTGKTTVIAEAILQFVQRGQSVLLSSQSHEAIDNALERLPNHLSLKVIRLKKTSNESKIAPMLKKMLLGAITVLQKVMPKKF, encoded by the coding sequence ATGTCGGTGTTAGGCGAATTAGCCCAAATAAACCGACAAAAGCGGGTATATAAAGACCTTGTAAGCAATAAAAATTGTGCTAACCCCTATCTAGCAGATTTCTTATTTGATATTAGCCGCGCACGCCAGCCTCAAACCTTAGAGTCTATAGACACTTGGTTTAATACAAATTTGAATAAAAAGCAAAGATTAGCGGTACAAAAGATGTTGGGGGCTATAGATATTGCCTTAGTCCAGGGGCCTCCGGGCACAGGGAAAACCACCGTGATTGCAGAGGCTATTTTACAGTTTGTACAAAGAGGCCAGAGCGTGCTTTTATCTAGCCAATCCCATGAAGCAATTGATAATGCGCTAGAGCGCCTCCCTAATCATCTAAGCCTTAAGGTGATTCGTTTAAAAAAGACAAGCAACGAATCAAAGATAGCCCCTATGCTGAAGAAGATGCTCTTAGGCGCTATTACAGTGCTTCAAAAGGTTATGCCCAAGAAATTCTAA
- a CDS encoding flagellar biosynthesis anti-sigma factor FlgM: MVKSVGNSPSFTPTHLKSNVVHDSSSAQASKSEAHENNKAEQIKKAIEEGNYKVDTEKTAHKVAQNLLG; this comes from the coding sequence ATGGTCAAGTCTGTAGGAAATAGTCCCTCTTTCACTCCCACTCACTTAAAAAGCAATGTTGTGCATGACTCCTCTTCTGCACAGGCTTCTAAATCAGAGGCACATGAAAACAACAAAGCAGAACAGATCAAAAAGGCAATTGAAGAGGGGAATTACAAGGTAGATACGGAAAAAACAGCCCATAAAGTGGCACAAAATTTGCTTGGCTAG
- a CDS encoding plasminogen-binding N-terminal domain-containing protein — METKAQTWSEPLKIDIDSVDKIRKIVRFQAYDLKVGESGYILAKLTDYSVIVANVEVFSIQDGVALGKYDPFNVMKQRHLPTPRMTPKQGNLAIFREFNNQAFLIAPDLHTYEKVKDSYPDINFISSDLLMTFLNGFDPTVKVVRKACDIYSVGLLFVVSTNRLSILDCQSFAILESSLLDTSRVGRTYTPFFSRVEGIDRGTLGKLFAGGRATRYFAYYDALLRKQSERRLVKDVKIEDKRELKKDIKNAKTSQEKKTLEKEYKKEVKEEKQSIMPGFSKKQEQEERSLDTTSAKERAKESKEAKKAYKKQLAKERMETKAKRKAEREARKKDKKKSKQIRKEEQE; from the coding sequence ATGGAAACCAAAGCACAAACTTGGAGTGAACCCTTAAAAATTGATATTGATTCAGTAGACAAAATAAGAAAGATAGTGCGTTTTCAGGCTTATGATTTAAAAGTGGGGGAGAGTGGGTATATTTTAGCCAAACTGACAGATTATAGTGTCATCGTGGCTAATGTGGAGGTATTTTCAATCCAAGATGGAGTGGCTCTTGGTAAGTATGACCCTTTTAATGTCATGAAACAGCGCCACTTGCCAACCCCAAGAATGACGCCTAAACAGGGGAATTTGGCTATCTTTCGTGAATTTAATAACCAAGCCTTTTTGATCGCTCCAGATCTACACACATATGAAAAAGTTAAAGATAGCTATCCAGACATCAATTTTATTAGCTCAGATTTGCTCATGACTTTTTTGAATGGATTTGATCCCACGGTTAAGGTTGTGCGGAAGGCCTGTGATATTTACAGTGTGGGTTTGCTATTTGTGGTTAGCACCAATCGGCTAAGTATTCTTGATTGCCAGAGTTTTGCTATTTTAGAATCTAGCCTGCTAGATACCTCAAGGGTAGGCCGTACCTATACCCCTTTCTTTTCACGCGTAGAAGGCATTGATCGAGGCACCCTTGGTAAACTTTTTGCAGGAGGGAGAGCCACCCGTTATTTTGCCTATTACGATGCTTTATTGCGTAAACAATCAGAAAGAAGACTAGTTAAAGATGTTAAGATAGAGGATAAACGAGAGCTTAAAAAAGATATAAAGAATGCTAAAACCAGCCAAGAAAAAAAGACTTTAGAGAAAGAGTACAAAAAAGAGGTTAAAGAGGAAAAGCAATCCATTATGCCGGGTTTTTCTAAGAAGCAAGAACAAGAGGAAAGGTCTTTAGATACTACCAGCGCTAAAGAGAGAGCCAAAGAGTCTAAGGAGGCTAAGAAAGCCTATAAAAAGCAATTAGCTAAAGAGCGCATGGAAACCAAAGCTAAAAGAAAAGCAGAGAGGGAAGCCAGAAAAAAAGATAAAAAGAAATCTAAGCAAATCCGCAAGGAAGAGCAAGAATAG
- a CDS encoding peptidoglycan DD-metalloendopeptidase family protein: protein MIRAVLAWLFCTGFMIAAVGERLVWEGGMTLLGFLNKNRIDAKIYYNLSYQDKELGTEIRAGTPYYTLRDDQGKLLQVLVPVGESVQLRLFNDHGQYRLDFIPIVVNSAQKVFSMRLQHSPYQDILKATGDIKLAQEFIGIYKKTINLKRAVIKGDQLAIVYTRKYRLNKPFGYPSIKAAMLETHKRSHYVFSYNGKYYDTEGKEVVEFLLETPVHYSRISSRFSLGRMHPILKQIRPHYGVDYAAKRGSLIRAATDGYVVSKGYRGGYGNTVEIKHGSDLRLVYAHMSAFAKGLHLHAYVRRGQVIGKVGSTGLSTGPHLHFGVYKNDRPIDPLGRIRTAKSQLSGHKKQLFSQAIKPYQTLLEDAISFEYAQKETDEVDY, encoded by the coding sequence GTGATTAGGGCAGTTTTAGCGTGGTTGTTTTGCACGGGCTTTATGATAGCAGCGGTAGGGGAGCGTTTAGTGTGGGAGGGGGGCATGACCTTGCTTGGTTTTTTAAATAAAAACCGTATAGATGCCAAAATCTACTACAACCTATCTTATCAAGATAAAGAATTGGGAACAGAAATTAGAGCCGGTACCCCCTATTACACACTTAGAGACGATCAAGGAAAGCTTTTACAAGTTTTAGTACCTGTGGGTGAGTCTGTACAGTTGCGTTTATTTAACGATCATGGCCAATACCGCTTAGATTTTATCCCCATTGTTGTCAATAGCGCACAAAAAGTTTTTTCTATGCGCCTACAACACTCCCCCTATCAGGATATTTTAAAAGCTACCGGTGATATTAAGTTAGCCCAAGAATTCATTGGGATTTATAAAAAAACGATCAATCTTAAGCGAGCCGTAATCAAGGGCGATCAACTTGCTATTGTCTACACCCGTAAATACCGCCTCAATAAGCCCTTTGGCTATCCTAGTATCAAAGCAGCCATGCTAGAAACACATAAGCGTAGCCACTATGTTTTCTCTTACAATGGCAAGTATTATGATACAGAAGGAAAGGAAGTGGTTGAGTTTTTATTAGAAACCCCCGTACACTACTCTCGTATTTCTTCACGATTTTCACTAGGGCGCATGCACCCCATTCTTAAACAAATCCGCCCTCATTATGGCGTGGATTATGCGGCTAAAAGAGGGAGTTTAATTAGAGCGGCTACAGATGGCTATGTGGTTTCTAAGGGCTATAGGGGCGGGTATGGCAATACGGTTGAGATCAAACATGGCAGTGATTTACGCCTAGTTTATGCCCATATGAGTGCTTTTGCAAAAGGGTTACACTTACATGCTTATGTAAGAAGGGGGCAGGTGATTGGCAAAGTAGGTAGCACAGGTCTTAGCACAGGTCCGCATTTACACTTTGGTGTGTATAAAAACGATCGCCCCATCGATCCACTTGGGCGTATCCGCACGGCTAAGAGTCAACTTAGCGGCCATAAAAAACAACTCTTTAGTCAAGCAATTAAACCTTATCAAACTCTCTTAGAGGATGCGATTTCCTTTGAATATGCCCAGAAAGAAACCGATGAAGTTGATTATTAA
- a CDS encoding acetyl-CoA carboxylase biotin carboxylase subunit: MKNIERILIANRGEIALRAIQTIAQMGKQSIAIYSSADKDAHYLNVADAKVCIGGPKSAQSYLNIPAIISAAELFEADAIFPGYGFLSENQNFVEICSHHGLEFIGPSAQVMALMGDKSKAKTCMQEVGVPVVEGSEGILKSYDQALEVAKRIGFPIIIKAANGGGGRGMRVVSDPALLKNLYLAAETEALSAFGDGSVYIEKFIQNPKHIEVQILADKHGNVVHVGERDCSTQRRQQKLIEETPALALKEEVREKLLATAIKAAKHIGYVGAGTFEFLLDANGVDFYFMEMNTRLQVEHTVSEMVSGLDLVEWMIKIAQGEKLPSQESIKCTGHAIECRITAEDPKTFTPNAGKINAWISPGGMGVRFDTHAYAGYVVPPFYDSMIGKLIVHAPSRDQAIIKMKRALKEFLVEGIKTTRDFHLSMLENPDFRRNQIHTKYLESQKE, translated from the coding sequence ATGAAAAATATAGAACGCATCCTCATAGCAAATAGAGGGGAGATCGCGCTAAGGGCTATTCAAACTATCGCACAAATGGGCAAACAATCCATCGCGATTTATTCAAGTGCGGATAAAGACGCCCATTATCTTAATGTTGCCGATGCTAAGGTTTGTATCGGGGGGCCAAAATCAGCACAAAGTTATTTAAATATCCCAGCCATTATTAGCGCTGCTGAACTCTTTGAAGCAGACGCAATTTTTCCGGGCTATGGGTTTTTGAGTGAAAATCAAAATTTTGTAGAAATTTGTTCTCATCATGGCTTAGAATTTATCGGCCCTAGTGCGCAGGTAATGGCCTTAATGGGGGATAAATCTAAAGCTAAAACTTGCATGCAAGAGGTGGGGGTGCCGGTGGTTGAGGGCTCTGAGGGCATTTTAAAAAGTTACGATCAAGCTTTAGAGGTGGCCAAGCGTATTGGCTTTCCTATTATCATTAAAGCAGCCAATGGGGGCGGGGGTAGGGGAATGCGTGTGGTGAGCGATCCAGCCTTACTTAAAAATCTTTATCTAGCCGCCGAAACAGAGGCTTTAAGTGCCTTTGGAGATGGGAGTGTGTATATTGAAAAATTTATCCAAAATCCTAAACACATTGAAGTACAAATTTTAGCCGACAAACATGGCAATGTGGTTCATGTCGGTGAGCGGGATTGTTCAACCCAACGGCGGCAACAAAAACTCATTGAGGAAACCCCTGCTTTGGCGCTTAAAGAGGAGGTGAGAGAAAAATTACTCGCCACTGCCATTAAAGCGGCTAAGCATATTGGCTATGTGGGAGCGGGGACTTTTGAGTTTTTGCTTGATGCTAATGGGGTAGATTTTTATTTTATGGAGATGAATACCCGTTTGCAGGTGGAGCATACGGTAAGTGAAATGGTGAGTGGTTTAGATTTGGTAGAGTGGATGATAAAAATTGCACAAGGCGAAAAACTCCCCTCTCAAGAGAGTATTAAGTGTACTGGGCATGCCATTGAGTGCCGTATTACAGCTGAAGATCCTAAGACCTTTACACCTAATGCGGGCAAAATCAATGCGTGGATTTCCCCCGGAGGAATGGGGGTGCGCTTTGATACGCATGCTTATGCCGGCTATGTTGTCCCGCCCTTTTATGATTCCATGATTGGCAAGCTTATCGTGCATGCACCTAGTAGAGATCAAGCTATTATTAAAATGAAACGCGCGCTTAAAGAGTTTCTTGTAGAGGGGATTAAAACCACGCGCGATTTTCACCTTTCTATGTTAGAAAACCCCGATTTTAGGCGTAACCAAATCCACACCAAATATTTAGAAAGCCAAAAGGAGTAG
- a CDS encoding pyridoxal phosphate-dependent aminotransferase, which yields MYASKVENLAPSKTIAISTLAQELKAQGKDVLSFSAGEPDFDTPNSIKEAAIKAIEQGFSKYTAVKGVPELLKAISHKFKQENGLEYAPDEVMVSNGAKQCLFNAIQALLNSGDEVIIPAPYWVSYPEIVNYSGGKSVFLPTSLESSFKITPEQLKTALTPKTKMLILSSPSNPTGMIYSKEELQALANVLEKTNVWVLSDEIYEKLVYEGVFYSFGALPNMLDRTISINGLSKAFSMTGWRVGYLGTKDKTLLKHMVALQSHSTSNINSITQRAALAALSGCAQADIETMRLAFKERRDVAFGTLREIPGLTTIKPQGAFYLWIKIPGDSTQFCQQLLEEQGVAFVPGSAFGMEGFVRMSYACSLEQIKQGLERLKVFMQKR from the coding sequence ATGTATGCCTCTAAAGTAGAAAACCTTGCCCCCTCTAAAACTATCGCTATTAGCACCCTCGCCCAAGAGCTCAAGGCACAGGGTAAAGATGTTTTGAGTTTTAGCGCTGGAGAACCTGACTTTGATACGCCTAATTCTATCAAAGAGGCCGCGATTAAGGCCATTGAACAGGGTTTTAGTAAGTACACCGCTGTAAAAGGTGTTCCAGAGTTACTCAAGGCTATTTCGCATAAATTTAAACAAGAAAATGGCCTTGAGTATGCACCCGATGAGGTCATGGTAAGCAATGGGGCTAAACAATGCTTGTTTAATGCGATTCAAGCCCTTTTAAACTCCGGTGATGAGGTGATCATTCCTGCGCCCTACTGGGTGAGCTATCCTGAGATTGTGAATTATAGCGGGGGTAAAAGTGTGTTTTTACCCACTAGCTTAGAAAGTAGTTTTAAGATCACCCCTGAGCAACTCAAAACAGCCCTCACACCTAAAACTAAAATGCTCATTCTCTCTAGCCCTTCTAATCCTACGGGTATGATTTATAGCAAAGAGGAGTTACAGGCTTTAGCTAATGTCTTAGAAAAAACTAATGTTTGGGTGCTAAGTGATGAGATTTATGAAAAACTTGTTTATGAGGGGGTGTTTTATTCTTTTGGGGCTTTGCCTAACATGCTTGATCGCACCATTAGTATTAATGGTTTAAGCAAAGCCTTTAGCATGACAGGTTGGCGTGTGGGGTATTTGGGTACAAAAGATAAAACTTTACTTAAACACATGGTAGCCCTGCAAAGCCATAGCACTTCTAATATTAATTCCATTACCCAAAGGGCTGCTCTAGCTGCTCTTAGTGGGTGTGCACAGGCAGATATAGAAACCATGCGCCTAGCTTTTAAAGAGAGGCGTGATGTGGCCTTTGGAACTCTGCGTGAAATCCCGGGCTTAACCACAATCAAACCACAGGGGGCTTTTTATCTGTGGATTAAAATTCCGGGGGATTCAACGCAATTTTGCCAACAACTGTTAGAGGAACAGGGAGTGGCATTTGTACCGGGTAGTGCCTTTGGAATGGAAGGGTTTGTGCGCATGTCTTATGCGTGCTCTTTAGAGCAAATTAAACAGGGATTAGAAAGACTTAAGGTGTTTATGCAAAAGAGATAA